One Microcoleus sp. bin38.metabat.b11b12b14.051 DNA segment encodes these proteins:
- a CDS encoding FG-GAP-like repeat-containing protein, with protein sequence MAERNSKLVQAVVPVQLGQTKGSRTLRFQLKADFDKTDTTSAIEDLFQIYLVSPNNPNQTLLDGGSPGTPLFSLAGSKAEFIPGRVRYSGDTVEIDLTSLTNSSSGNLLFRLTDSDTDTGSTVEIKNLTNTIDEEGTASPIFVAAPNKTSSSGSLNTSNLTAAPDLKVNFSQVQLDPATGNYKASVQVQNTGSPVSRNIAVIFPDLPTSVTLQNPDGTDSNGKPYINLRGAIPAGGLDAGAISDSVEITINNPNFEKFSLIATALAGGANQAPNLATIQTIEVKVGETFKLPLSATDPDSDPISFTIKSSTPLPTGKISGNGTLEIAPTPEEIGTYNFTVVASDGELETTKPVTVNVTPSTVGRTRISGVIKNTNTEPLAGVLVGLGDIRVVTAADGSFEIKRLEFPYLAALGIPEIVPPNTLQIFGDGITGEDNYPYIAEKLPLLLGHEAYTNVNNVITRPIYLPPIDTANSKTINPTADTTVTTAAIPKASVFVKAGTLKDSDGNPYTENLSITQVPTELTPAALPPNLHTDLVVTIQPGDMVFTTPAPLSLPNRAGYAPGTTMDLWSINPTTGFFDNVGVGKVSTDSTTIETISGGIRNSSWHFFAPPAPAPKDPSQDPRNPKDKCNECKAKGGLTSEVEMHSGAVIETHNLIPYQSMGESRSLTLTYDSLRADPRPIVHFGYNNAPADTAQKLVAKLTVDAGKFKYQIPGYSGTQYSLTGGEHFWSMPQAGGTIDAALQVDMSALPSGQYDYTINSGIRRFTGSIFAGSSTDTKDKFISVNTINSPFGSGWGIAGWQELVENSDSSLLLIDGDGSELVFDKSTVAGGGYVSPPGDFSKFEKLADGTFRRTLTDKTVYSFNTSKRLISVKETNGNETKYNYNSSNELSQIIDVAGLITKLTYASGKVSQIEDPAGRLTKLEYDTAGNLQKIVDPDTTARTFSYDAQRHITKEVDKRGFSEQTLYDFAGRAIGGIRKDGSQLQVAPVQVQGLYREQDTTNPLNAPVAKPLGAVEASYADGSGGVVTQILDQTGQVVSAKDGGGLKPSFERNPNLLVTKRTDGRGNTTSYEYDAKGNVKSISDSLSGTPQTPPNNNGQLFGAKTYYQAGSYTNAAIIKDINGDINPDIVTANGYANNVSVLLGNGDGTLAPKKDSPAANNSNSVAVGDVNGDGKNDIVTASPYGGTNPSSGTVSVLLGDGNGNFAAQTNYAVGYGAASVAVGDINKDGRNDIVTANSSDSNISVLLGNSSGSFSRTDLPLNSRPEAVILKDINKDGNLDIITASPYGTNDSLGRVSVLLGNGNGTFAAQSNFTVVSQVRSVAVEDINKDGINDIVTAGRDSGNQSVASVLLGNSNGSFNAAINYPLRSNIEPKSVAIGDLDLDGDLDVVVSGSGYGFESVMLNNGSGILASPTDNSNGAGTTDQPSVGLEDLDSDGDLDMVLSSYNGISVSLNNTVRNQQVGGTGKRSYTYDSVFNQVTSETDELGRQTLYEIDPITGSRRKMTQVVGAVGGSDDVVTSYTYTNKHLIDTETDPNGRVTDYDYNARDQLIKITVAKGTPDEAVQQFEYDTAGNQKAVIDENNIRTESEYDAMNRLKKTIFAPGTADEASQTFEYDGDGNQTAVIDENGNRTESQYDVMNHLVKQIAPDPDGSGPLSSPVTSYGYDKNGNQVWMLDPLLRRTEYRYDARNRLVETVNPDGTVEKMRYDADNNQTATLDAKGNRTNKVYDARGRLIREVDPSEKVTRFEYDAANQLKAQVDANSNRTEYKYDELGRRNTVIEGATSTVASTSKTEYDKVGNVTAEIDGNNNKTQFVYNARNRQTKITDALTPSGTTTTSYDKVSNVLSITDPLQNKTSFAYDGRNRLKTETNQLNKTRSFEYDKANNRTKVSDRNNRVRSFTYDALNRETAENWLNDTGNPIRSITSTYDAANQLTSVKDPDSTYQFSYDLKGRKIGVDNTGTPGVPNVLLNYTYDSGDNLLSVSDTINGAAKGTTAYTYDNLNRVSQVTQSGNGVASKRVNFGYDNIGQIKSVNRYSDLSGSQLVRGTTYTYDAKNRLDVLSHGSGVSYGFNYDNANRITKITDADGVTNYTYDKNNQLTVANHSNANNPNESFSYDANGNRNSSGYQTGSNNRLQSNGKYNYAYDDEGNLIKRTEIASNNVTEYQWDYRNRLAGVVDQSAAGNVTQNVGFKYDAMNRRISKKVGNAETRFVYDRDNVLFDFTASGSNQPVLDKRYFYGTGVDQILAQESANGSVLWALSDQLGTVKDWVNNSGSVANHVVYGSFGQVVSQSNAAFGSRYGFTGRELDSETGLSYYRSRYYDAGVGRFIGEDSVGFDGGDANLYRYVKNSPIDSTDPFGLSGKVIDQVRKIRYNVGTESKTANDIKDVKKDVDKNPSNVSITSDETLAVIEYSGSRTGTDANPKNRPSVLGILTDDHQGHIVSGLLGGKGSLNNVFAQNAWVNSNYNSPWFQFESLVDTTLTKMNRVKCLTELTLFYQVSLKYQQPTTPRIRPTSLTAKATFFPSEASFTLPNIPNPAEFLPPSHRLKLPVITHGFDS encoded by the coding sequence TTGAGAAATTTTCCCTCATTGCTACCGCCCTTGCCGGCGGGGCAAATCAAGCCCCAAACTTAGCTACAATTCAAACCATCGAGGTCAAAGTCGGAGAAACCTTCAAACTGCCCCTCAGCGCAACCGACCCCGACAGCGACCCCATCAGCTTTACCATCAAATCCTCTACTCCGCTACCCACGGGCAAAATTTCCGGCAACGGCACCCTAGAAATTGCCCCCACCCCCGAAGAAATAGGAACCTACAACTTCACAGTAGTAGCCAGCGACGGAGAATTAGAAACCACAAAACCAGTCACAGTCAACGTCACCCCATCAACAGTCGGCCGCACCCGCATTTCAGGAGTCATCAAAAACACCAATACTGAACCCCTAGCAGGAGTTTTAGTAGGACTCGGCGACATCCGCGTAGTAACAGCAGCCGACGGTTCATTTGAAATTAAGCGATTAGAATTTCCCTACTTAGCAGCGTTAGGAATTCCCGAAATAGTACCGCCAAACACCCTGCAAATTTTCGGCGACGGCATCACAGGAGAAGACAACTATCCCTACATAGCCGAAAAACTGCCGCTGTTATTGGGACACGAAGCATACACCAACGTCAACAATGTTATCACCCGTCCGATATACCTGCCGCCGATCGACACCGCCAACAGCAAAACCATCAACCCAACAGCCGACACCACAGTCACCACAGCAGCCATACCCAAAGCATCAGTATTCGTCAAAGCAGGTACCCTCAAAGACAGCGACGGCAACCCCTACACCGAAAACCTCAGCATCACCCAAGTCCCCACAGAACTAACCCCCGCCGCCCTACCGCCCAACCTGCACACCGACTTAGTAGTCACCATCCAGCCAGGAGACATGGTATTTACCACCCCAGCACCCCTCTCCTTGCCCAACCGCGCCGGATACGCACCAGGCACCACAATGGACTTGTGGTCAATTAACCCCACCACAGGCTTCTTCGACAACGTAGGAGTCGGCAAAGTCAGCACCGACAGCACCACCATCGAAACCATATCAGGAGGCATCCGCAACAGTAGTTGGCACTTCTTCGCCCCACCCGCACCAGCACCCAAAGACCCCAGTCAAGACCCCCGCAACCCCAAAGACAAATGCAACGAATGCAAAGCAAAAGGAGGCTTAACTTCTGAAGTAGAAATGCACTCCGGGGCAGTAATAGAAACTCACAACCTCATACCCTACCAATCAATGGGAGAAAGCCGCAGCCTAACCCTAACCTACGACTCACTCAGGGCAGACCCCAGACCAATAGTCCACTTCGGCTACAACAACGCCCCCGCCGATACAGCCCAAAAATTAGTTGCCAAACTCACCGTAGATGCAGGCAAATTCAAATATCAAATACCCGGATATTCCGGCACTCAATACAGTTTGACAGGAGGCGAACACTTCTGGTCAATGCCTCAAGCAGGAGGTACAATTGACGCAGCATTGCAAGTCGATATGAGTGCCTTACCTTCCGGTCAGTACGACTATACAATTAACAGCGGCATCCGCCGATTTACAGGCAGTATATTTGCAGGTTCATCAACCGATACCAAAGACAAATTCATTTCAGTCAACACAATCAACAGTCCCTTCGGCAGCGGTTGGGGGATTGCTGGATGGCAAGAATTAGTAGAAAATTCCGACTCTTCATTATTATTGATTGACGGTGACGGCAGCGAATTGGTATTCGACAAATCCACAGTAGCAGGGGGAGGGTACGTATCTCCTCCAGGAGATTTCTCCAAATTCGAGAAACTAGCAGACGGCACATTTCGTCGCACGTTAACTGACAAGACTGTTTACAGTTTCAATACCAGCAAACGCCTGATTTCAGTCAAAGAAACCAACGGCAACGAAACCAAATATAATTACAATTCATCAAATGAATTGTCCCAAATCATCGACGTAGCTGGGTTGATTACCAAATTGACCTATGCCAGCGGTAAAGTCAGTCAAATAGAAGACCCAGCAGGACGGTTGACCAAGTTAGAATACGACACAGCAGGCAACTTGCAAAAGATAGTTGACCCCGATACCACAGCGCGGACGTTTAGCTATGACGCGCAGCGGCACATCACAAAAGAAGTAGACAAGCGGGGATTTTCCGAACAAACATTATACGACTTTGCAGGTAGGGCGATCGGGGGAATTCGCAAGGACGGTTCGCAGTTGCAGGTGGCACCAGTACAGGTACAAGGACTTTATCGGGAACAGGATACAACTAATCCTTTAAATGCACCTGTAGCTAAACCTTTAGGGGCAGTAGAAGCGAGTTATGCTGACGGTAGCGGTGGAGTAGTTACTCAGATTCTCGACCAAACCGGACAAGTTGTTTCGGCAAAAGATGGTGGGGGATTGAAGCCTTCGTTTGAGCGGAATCCGAATTTGTTGGTGACGAAAAGAACCGACGGGCGGGGCAATACTACTTCTTACGAGTACGATGCTAAAGGGAATGTCAAAAGCATTTCAGATTCCCTTTCCGGTACACCTCAAACACCCCCAAATAACAACGGCCAGTTATTTGGTGCTAAAACTTACTATCAAGCTGGGTCATATACTAATGCAGCAATAATCAAAGATATAAATGGTGATATAAATCCCGATATTGTTACTGCCAATGGTTATGCTAATAATGTATCAGTGCTACTCGGAAATGGCGACGGTACATTGGCTCCGAAAAAAGATTCCCCCGCAGCAAACAATTCAAACTCTGTAGCTGTAGGGGATGTCAATGGCGACGGTAAAAACGATATTGTTACTGCCAGTCCTTATGGGGGGACGAATCCCTCTAGCGGTACAGTATCAGTATTACTGGGCGATGGCAATGGTAATTTTGCTGCTCAAACTAATTACGCAGTAGGTTATGGGGCAGCATCCGTAGCTGTGGGAGATATCAATAAGGATGGCAGGAACGATATCGTTACAGCAAATTCTTCTGACAGCAATATATCAGTGCTTTTGGGTAACAGCAGCGGCTCTTTTTCCCGAACAGATCTACCGCTAAATTCTCGACCAGAAGCTGTAATTTTGAAGGATATAAATAAGGATGGCAACTTAGACATTATTACTGCAAGTCCCTATGGAACTAATGATTCCCTTGGCAGGGTGTCAGTATTGTTGGGTAATGGGAATGGCACTTTTGCTGCTCAAAGTAATTTCACGGTTGTTTCTCAGGTGAGAAGCGTAGCTGTAGAAGATATCAATAAAGATGGCATAAATGATATCGTTACGGCTGGTAGAGATAGCGGAAACCAATCGGTAGCATCTGTATTATTGGGTAATAGCAATGGTTCTTTCAATGCAGCAATTAATTACCCACTTAGATCTAATATCGAACCTAAATCTGTAGCGATAGGGGATTTGGATTTAGATGGCGATTTAGATGTGGTTGTTTCCGGCAGCGGTTACGGTTTTGAGAGTGTCATGTTAAATAATGGCAGCGGTATATTAGCAAGTCCAACTGATAATAGCAATGGTGCTGGTACTACAGACCAACCATCGGTGGGATTAGAAGACCTTGACTCAGATGGTGACTTAGATATGGTCTTGAGTAGCTATAACGGCATTTCTGTCAGTCTCAATAATACTGTGAGAAACCAACAGGTAGGTGGTACTGGCAAGCGTAGTTATACTTACGATTCAGTGTTCAACCAAGTAACAAGTGAAACTGACGAATTAGGCCGCCAAACTCTTTACGAAATAGACCCGATTACTGGCAGTCGGCGAAAGATGACGCAGGTGGTAGGTGCTGTTGGCGGCAGTGATGATGTGGTTACTAGCTATACCTACACCAACAAGCATCTCATCGACACTGAAACTGACCCCAACGGACGGGTGACGGATTACGATTATAACGCTCGAGACCAGTTAATTAAAATCACTGTTGCTAAGGGAACTCCTGATGAAGCGGTGCAACAATTTGAATACGATACTGCGGGTAATCAAAAGGCGGTAATTGATGAAAATAACATCCGCACTGAGTCCGAATACGATGCGATGAATCGCTTGAAAAAGACAATTTTTGCTCCTGGAACAGCAGATGAGGCATCACAAACTTTTGAGTATGATGGTGATGGGAATCAGACGGCGGTGATTGATGAAAATGGCAACCGAACTGAGTCTCAGTATGATGTGATGAATCATCTGGTAAAACAGATTGCACCTGACCCGGATGGTAGCGGGCCGCTGAGTTCTCCGGTGACGAGTTATGGGTATGATAAGAATGGGAATCAGGTGTGGATGCTTGACCCGTTGCTTCGGAGGACTGAGTATCGATATGACGCTCGGAATCGCTTGGTTGAGACGGTGAATCCTGATGGTACTGTGGAGAAGATGCGGTATGATGCGGATAACAATCAAACGGCGACTTTGGATGCTAAGGGGAATCGTACTAACAAAGTTTATGATGCGCGGGGTCGGTTAATCCGGGAGGTTGATCCTAGTGAGAAAGTTACTCGGTTTGAGTACGATGCTGCTAATCAATTAAAGGCTCAAGTTGATGCGAATAGTAATCGGACTGAGTACAAGTATGATGAGTTGGGAAGACGAAATACTGTGATTGAGGGGGCAACATCGACTGTTGCCAGTACGAGCAAGACTGAGTACGATAAGGTTGGGAACGTTACTGCTGAAATTGACGGGAATAATAACAAGACTCAATTTGTTTATAATGCCAGAAATCGTCAAACCAAAATCACTGATGCTTTGACTCCATCTGGAACCACCACCACCTCCTATGATAAAGTTAGCAATGTTTTATCAATTACCGACCCATTGCAAAATAAGACAAGTTTCGCTTACGATGGCAGAAATCGGTTAAAAACAGAAACCAATCAACTCAATAAAACTCGTTCCTTTGAATACGATAAAGCCAACAACCGCACTAAGGTTAGTGACCGCAATAACCGCGTTCGTTCCTTTACTTACGATGCCCTAAATCGGGAAACAGCGGAAAATTGGCTGAACGATACTGGCAATCCTATTCGCAGCATTACTTCGACTTATGATGCGGCAAATCAGCTAACATCTGTCAAAGACCCTGATTCGACTTACCAGTTTAGTTATGACTTAAAAGGACGGAAAATAGGAGTTGACAATACAGGAACTCCTGGTGTACCGAATGTGTTGTTGAATTACACCTACGATAGCGGAGACAATCTGCTGTCTGTCAGCGATACGATTAACGGTGCAGCGAAGGGAACTACTGCTTATACTTACGACAATTTAAACAGGGTTAGCCAAGTTACTCAAAGCGGTAATGGTGTGGCATCGAAGCGGGTGAATTTTGGTTATGATAATATCGGTCAAATCAAGTCTGTGAATCGGTATTCTGATTTAAGTGGCAGTCAGTTGGTGAGGGGAACTACTTACACTTATGATGCTAAGAATCGTTTGGATGTTCTGAGTCACGGTAGCGGGGTTTCTTATGGCTTCAATTACGATAATGCGAATCGGATTACTAAGATTACTGATGCAGATGGGGTAACTAATTACACCTATGACAAGAACAATCAGTTGACTGTTGCTAACCATTCTAACGCCAACAATCCGAATGAAAGTTTTAGTTACGATGCGAATGGGAATCGGAATAGTTCGGGATATCAGACGGGAAGTAATAACCGTTTGCAGTCGAATGGTAAGTACAATTATGCTTACGATGATGAAGGGAATTTGATTAAGAGGACTGAGATTGCGAGTAATAATGTGACTGAGTATCAGTGGGATTATCGCAATCGTTTGGCTGGGGTTGTTGATCAGAGTGCGGCGGGAAATGTTACTCAGAATGTTGGGTTTAAGTATGATGCGATGAACCGTCGGATTAGTAAGAAGGTGGGGAATGCTGAGACTCGGTTTGTTTATGATAGGGATAATGTGCTGTTTGATTTTACAGCTTCGGGGTCAAATCAGCCTGTTTTGGATAAGCGGTATTTTTATGGGACTGGGGTTGACCAGATTTTGGCGCAGGAGAGTGCAAATGGAAGTGTTTTGTGGGCTTTGAGTGACCAGTTGGGGACGGTGAAGGATTGGGTGAATAATAGCGGGAGTGTGGCGAATCATGTTGTTTATGGTTCGTTTGGTCAGGTTGTGTCTCAGAGTAATGCTGCGTTTGGGAGTCGGTATGGGTTTACGGGGCGGGAGTTGGATTCTGAGACTGGGTTGAGTTATTATCGGAGTCGGTATTATGATGCGGGTGTTGGGAGGTTTATTGGGGAGGATTCTGTTGGGTTTGATGGGGGGGATGCTAATCTTTATCGGTATGTGAAAAATAGTCCTATTGATTCAACAGATCCCTTTGGTCTTTCGGGGAAAGTAATAGATCAGGTACGAAAGATCAGGTATAATGTCGGCACTGAAAGTAAAACAGCCAACGATATCAAGGATGTTAAAAAAGATGTTGACAAAAACCCGTCTAATGTATCCATAACAAGTGATGAAACCCTAGCTGTTATAGAATATTCTGGAAGTAGAACAGGGACAGATGCAAATCCCAAAAATCGCCCAAGCGTATTGGGCATCTTGACGGACGATCATCAAGGACATATTGTATCAGGTTTATTGGGTGGTAAGGGTTCACTGAATAATGTGTTTGCTCAGAACGCATGGGTAAACTCTAATTATAATAGTCCCTGGTTTCAATTTGAATCACTGGTAGATACAACGCTCACAAAAATGAATCGCGTTAAATGCTTAACGGAACTGACTCTTTTTTATCAAGTCTCTCTGAAATATCAGCAACCTACTACTCCAAGAATTAGACCTACTTCATTAACGGCAAAGGCAACATTTTTTCCATCGGAAGCTAGCTTTACTCTACCCAATATCCCAAATCCAGCCGAGTTTCTTCCTCCTAGTCATAGGTTAAAGCTTCCAGTGATAACACACGGGTTCGATAGTTAG